In the genome of Sulfurimonas autotrophica DSM 16294, the window TGTTTTTTACTTGTGCCATATTTTATACCACCCTATCTTTGTGGATCATCAATTACTTTTGATGACTCTTTATCTAATTTTGTAACCATAAACACACCACCCTCTTCTTGATAGGATTGTGTAACTGCCGGTTCGTCACCAGTAATCTTCGTTCCTTTAGGAACTTCATGCCCAAGACGTGCAAAACGTTCAGAATCATATCTGTCTACTCTTGCAGTATCACGAAGTTCAGGTCCGATGATATCACGCGCTTCTTTTCCATAAATCTTATCAACTTCATACCAAGCGGCAAACTCATCACCTTCAAGCGGATATGTTTTAAGAAGAGGGAATCCTTCCCAGTCATACGGCATTAAAATACGTTTCATAAACGGGTGATTGTTTGCTTCAATACCAAACATATCAAACATTTCACGCTCAGCCCAATCAGCTGAACGGAAAAGTTTTTCAACAGAATCAACAGCCTGACCATTTTCAATGAAATATTTGATACGAATACGTTTACGTTTTGTCATAGAAAGCATTTGATAAAAAATTTCAAAAGTATTATCTTTTGCCAACCAGTCAATCGCCGACATTTCTGAGAGCTGTGTATATGCCAACTCATCTCTCATCAATTCAAGAACACCGTAAATGTCATGTGCATTAATATACACCACCATTTGTTCTACTTGAATATAGGCATCTTTTACTTCAAACTTTGCTTTAATAGCAGCCAAATCACTTGAAAAAACTGCATCTTCTTCAACAGACGTTTTTGGTACTTGCGGTGCAACATAAAATCTGTCTGTATAATATGCTTTTGCCTGTACATCATCTTTAGCTTTATACGCTCTCATATTACATTAACCTCTTAGCTTTTTGTGCATTGCCTGCTTTGTTTGCACGAATTTTCTTTTGAAGTAACATTACACCGTACTGTAATGTTTCAGGACGCGGTGCACAACCCGGAAGATACAAATCAACAGGAATAATTCTGTCACATCCCTGTACTGTTGCGTATGTATTAAACATACCGCCTGTGTTTGCGCATGAACCCATGGAAATAACCCATCTAGGCTCAGTCATTTGGTCATATAAACGTTTAATAAATTCAGCATGCTTCTTTGTTAAAGTTCCCGCAACAATCATAACATCAGCCTGACGAGGCGAAGCACGAAATATTGTTCCAAAACGGTCAAAGTCATATCTTGAAGCACCTGATGCCATCATTTCAATACCACAGCATGCGAGACCGTAAGTCAACGCCCAAAGAGAGTTTGAACGTCCCCAGTTTACAATTTTATCTACACTGGTAAGAGCTATTGGCAAGCCGCCGTCTTGTGTATAATTTACTTTATGTTGTGCCATTCTAGCGCTCCTTTTTTCCATGCATATACAAAACCGATTGCTAACAATATTATAAACATCAGCATCTCAACAAAACCGAACCAACCAAGAACTTTAAAATCTACTGCCCAAGGGAACATAAATACGATTTCAACATCAAACAGTAAAAAGAGTAATGCAAACAGATAAAACTGTGGTGAAACTCTATTTGGTTGTTTTGTAATTTCAGGTCCACATTCATAAACCGAAAGCTTAATTTTTTCGCTGTCTTTACGCGCCAATGCACGACTTGCCAATCGAGCTATTACAGTCGTCGTAATAAATGCACCAAATGTTATAACAAATAGTACAAATACCCCAAAATACGGATTTGCAGTACTAATATGCTCCATATAACCTACCTTTTATTTTACAAGTTATACTTATAAAAAGTATCCCTAGTTTTTATATTTGTCTTCTAACGATGATAAACAGCAGCCGTTTCGCGCTCTTTTTCATTTTGTTACTAGAAAAAACAGTTACTGCACTATAGCAAAATGAATATTAAAAAAAAGTTTTGTGGAGGATAACTCATGCCAAATGTCACTTATCGCAACACTAGCAAAGAGAAGGTTTATTTATTTAAAAAGCCCATTGATTTTTCACTGTCAAAATTTGCATTTTTTTCACGCTTGATTTCATCTATAAAATCTTTGAGTGTAAAAAGAGGTTTTTCTCTTACTGCAACTTTATAAGCTGTATTTTTAACTATAAGACTGATTTGTCCACCCGTTAGTGAGTATTCGGCAAGTGCTTCTACATTAAAGCTTTCCTCATATGGAGCTTCTTTAGGCAGCATTTTTTTCCAAAGTTCAAGTCTCTGTTGTTTATCGGGCTTTTTAAACTCAATTTTATAATTAAATCGTCTTGAAAATGCCTTATCTATATTTTCAAGTAAATTTGTTGTTGCTATAAGCATACCACGAAAATTCTCAATCTGCTCTAAAAAGATATTTTGCATCTGATTGTGCATCTGATCTGAGCCTGTTATATTACCGCTGCTTCTCGCACCCAAAAACTGATCTGCTTCATTTAGTAACAGTATTGGCTCTGTTTTTGTTTTTTCACTGAGTTCATAAAAGGTGTCAAAAATTTTGCGAACATTTTTTTCACTTTCACCCACATACATAGAAAGAATTTTAGAACAGTCAAAAGCCAAAACCTGACGTTTAAGTGATTTTGCCAAAGAGTATGCTGTCATTGTTTTTCCGGTTCCCGCAGGTCCATAAAAAATTATGCGCGCATCTATACCGCTCTTTTTCTCTTTAATTCCCCATTTTACAAGGCGTGAAACTACATCTTTATCTACCTGTTTCATCAAGTTTTGAAGTGTCTCTTTTGTTTTGTCATTAAGGACCACATCATCTAAAGAAGTCTCAGGCTCAACAAGTTCAAAAATATCCTGTTCTTCAACTAAAGCATTTAATTTAAGCCGTGTTACTTTTTTCGTTTTTTGAGGATGAATAATACTTTGAAGCACATCATCTACAATATAAAATGAACGGCTGATACCGCCAAAAGGATTCAACATCTCTTCATAATCTATAATACCGTTACTTAAAAGGTTTGAACCTTCCTCAAGAAGTGAGCGGTTTTTGATACGTTCATATTCATCTAAAGATATTAAATCTATAAGTGTATTCATCTCTCTAAGCGATGAATCAGTCGAGCCATACTCTTCACGAAGCAGGGCAATAAATATTACCTGCTCATAATTACTCATTTTCTTTTGTTTGAAAAATTTATCCAAAACAAGATTTTCAGAACTCTGTTTTACCCGCTCTTCTATACGTTTTTCAAGCAGTTTAAGTTTATTTTGCAGTCTGTCAATACCAAGCGAATGTTCATGTACATTTTGACGAATCACACTCATCTTTTGATAGAGCTCTATTCTGAAAAACTGATCCTGCAGATATTCCAAATGGTCAGAATAAGGCTTTATTTCCGGTAAATCCAAATCAAGTGTTCCGTCTTGTAACAATTTTAAAAATGCAGGAGTCAGTCCCACAGCCGTATTTAAAAGTTCAAGCGGTGTCACATCTGCAATTTTAATGGGTGTAAAACTTTGCTGATGCAGCCATCCGAGTTCAAGCAAGTTTTTAAGTTCTTTAAGATGCTCTAAATGCTCATAATTTTCACTCTTATACAAATCTTGCAGCAAATCAAGAACAAGCACATCATCCTGCCCTTTCATATACCTGTGTGCTATATATTGAAGTATTTTGGCTTCATTTATACTACACTTTAGATGTATAAATATTTCCGATTTTTCAATCTCTTTTTCGTTTAAAAAGTTAACTAATGTTTTCAATTATTTCCTTAAAATTTATAACCAAGTCCGGCAGAGATGATTATAACATCGCCGTCTGTAAATTCTCCATCAAGACCATTGTCATTTACTGAAGAAGAAACGGTTCTTTTATCATGCATCGAATAGAGTGCAGATAATCCTAGGTCTATTTTATCATTTATTTTATAACGTCCGCCTAATGAAACAGATACAGTATCGGTATCGGGCAGTTCAAAACCTATGGTTTTCTCAGGGGCAGGCGCTTCATCTATAACTAAACCAGCCATAAGTGTCATATTTTTAAGTTCTTGTGTGAGACCAAAACGAAATGTATTTGTATCTTTCCACTCTTTTGGTTTTACTGTACCAAATATCGATTTAAGCGTCGGATTTATGCTTGTATCATATGTAAAATCCAACCTTTTATATGCCGACCAATATGTTCTTTCATAAACAATTTCTAACGTTGTTTTTGTTATAAAAGTATATGCAATGGCAGCATTAATAGCCGCAGGTAAAGGAACACTAACATTTGCAGGGCCATTATACACTAAAGAACCGGCAGTTGAAGTGAGTTTTGCATTTCCTTCAGGATTTAAATCAATTTTAGAACGATATGTTAATCCAAGTTCTAAATTTGAAATTGGCTGATATGAAAGTGCTAAATTATATCCAAAATCAGTACTCTCTCCTGTCATATTACGAGCAACCTTACTTAAGGTTACTCCTTCACCAGGGTCAATATCTGTTGTCCCATCACTTTTTACAACACCTTTTGTATTAACAACTCTAAACCCAACTGCAAAACCAAGTTTTTCATTTATTGTAAAAGCAACCGTTGGGTTTACTTCGACAACTTCAAGAGTAAATTCTTGGGCAGAAGTTTTTGCCGGTTCTTGATTCCATTTTCTAGAAAGCCCTCCTGGAGATACAATACTAACTCCTACTCGGGCACTATTGTTACCAAGTTTAGGGGAAACATAATGTAGGCTAGGAATATAAAAATTTTCATTCTCCGAACGCAGTATATTCCCAGAAGTAGGCTTATAATCTTCTTTATTAATATGAATATAATTTAAATCAGCTTCTATATGATTTTCATCAGACATAAAAATCATCTTTGCCGGGTTATAATATGCTGCGTCTGCATTATTTTGGTTATGTGCAATATTGGCTGCACCAAGAGCGACCGCATTTGTTGAAGTTTCAGGAATTTTATATCCGCCTGCTATTAAAAGCGAACTTACTACAGGTGACATGAACGCTATTTTTTTCATGCTCATTTCTTCCTTAAAAAAATCAAACCGACCATATTACACTATTTATTTTCAAGAGAGTATAAAAGTTTTATTTCCTGGGGCCATATAGTTTCATCTATTGTCTCCAGTATAAGCGGTATATCATCCATGCGCGCATCATTCATTATAAACTTAAATGCATCAAGTCCAATTTCACCTTTACCTAAAGAGTGGTGTCTGTCAACTTTGCTGCCCAATGGCGGTTTTGAATCATTAATATGCATAGCGCTTAAATACTCAAAACCTACAGTCTCACCAAACTCATTCCATGTTTTATCATATGCTTCTTTTGTTCGTATATCATAACCTGCTGTAAACATATGGCAGGTATCTATACAAACGCCGACTCTTGATTTGTCTTCAACCCTGTCTATAATATATGCCAGATGTTCAAATTTGTAGCCAAGGTTACTTCCCTGTCCTGCCGTATTTTCTATAACTGCTTTTACATTTTGCGTTTTCTCCAGAGCAATATTAATTGACTCAGCTATAACATCTAAACATTTGTTTTCAATCTCCTGCATAAGAGCAGCATCTTCTTTTTGTTTTTTTGTCAGTTTTGCCAAATGGCTGCCGGGATGAAAGTTCAATTTATCAAGCCCGAGTGCATCACATCGTTCCAGCTCATCTATAAAAGCCGCTCTTGATTTTTCAAGTTTTTCCTCTTCGGGATGTCCCAAGTTTATGAGATAACTGTCATGCGGAAGTACATGGCGAGGCAAAATACCACTCTCCTGCAATGCAGTTTTAAATTTTTGTATTGTCTCACTATCCAGCGGTTTTGCAACCCACTGTCTTTGATTTTTTGTAAACAGGGCAAAAGCTTTTGCCCCTATTGCTTTTGCATTAAGAGGTGCATTATAAACACCTCCGCTCGCACTTACATGTGCACCTACAAATTTACGGCTTGTCATTTAGTTTACTTCCTTAATTTTTATGAGTATATGATTTTGCATGTCTTTAAAATAAATTTCTCGGGAGTTTACAATATATTTTATAGTTACATCTGAAGTTTTTATTCTCTGTATAAATCCATCATCTTGCTTTAAGCTGTTTTTGCCGTTATATATCTCTTTTGCCAAAATAATATTTTGCAGTAAAGAAGAGGGATATGCCCCGGACAAATATTCTTGATTAAAACTGCTTTTGCTCATACATCCGTTATCCACACAAATCAAATGATTTATATGAATGCGTTTATACACATGCCCTGCTACAAAAAGTTCTAATTCTATGGCATCTTTTGTATGTCTTACATAGCCTATGTCGGAGAATTTTATTTTTGGAGATTTTATGATTACTATTTTAGCACTTGTATGCTCATAATTTTTTATGCTGCAGGCACTCAAAAAAAGAACAAAAACTACTAAAAAATATTTCATCTATTTTTGTATGAACTTACCACATTTTTTTGTCGGAGTTCCGCCGAATTCTCTTATTTCACGTGCTGTGCCGTTTTTCGCAATAAGCTGTCTTTTACACTCATCTTTAGCAATACATTTTTCATTTAAACAACCTATATCTTCGGGTACCTGTGCCATTTTGCATTATCCTTCTAGCTTAAATTTTTTGAAATTATAATCAAATTTTTATTTATTTAACAGGTTTTCGGGCTTTCCAAAATAATAACCTTGAAATTCATCTACACCATACTCTTTTAACAAATCAAAAATCTCTTTATTCTCAACATATTCTGCAACAACCGTAATGTTTAACTCACTGGCAAAATCAATTATACTTTTAATCAAAATTTGTGAATCTTTGTCTCTTACCACATTTTCTACTAAAGAACCGTCTATTTTTATGTAATCCGGCTTAAGCATTAAAATATGCTGATAATTGGCATATCCGCTTCCAAAATCATCAATAGCAATCAAAACACCGACTTTTCTAAACTCTTGAATCACCTGTGCAAACTTGTTGAAATCTTCCATTCCTTCCTGTTCCGTAACCTCTACGACTATTTGATCTTTTTTTTCATAATCTTTTATGAGTTCTAAAAATATTTCTATCATACTTTCATTGTAAAAATCATTCGGCAGAAAATTAACAGATATTTTTTCCTTTTTATCTTTAAACAGTTTCAAACTCTGTCGTAACACTTCTTTAGCTATGTCAAAATAAAGACCGCCTTTAATGGCTATATCTAAAAAGAAAAACGGTGATAAAATTTTCACTTCTCCCTTTTCAAAATCAAGAATTCTTACTAATGCCTCATATTTAACAACTTTACCGTCTTTGTTTGTAATAGGCTGAAAAAACGGGACAACATTTTTATATTCAAGGGCGTAATGAATTTTATGTTTCATATTTAAAATTTCTTCCGACCTTTTTTTACTATCATGTGCTTCCGAATAAACGATATACGGCAAAAATTTCATTCTTGCCTTTCTTAATGCCATATGAGCATCTTCTAACGGGTTACCCCCATGTAAAACAATCCCTGAATAAATTTCAATATTTATGCTCTCCTCAAAACCGTTAATGGTAATATTTAAACCATTAACTCTTTTGGTAAGTTCATCTACCAATGCGCAATAATCATCTTTACTTCTTTGATAATCTTCTTCTTTAAATAATACATATTCATCAGATGAAATTCTGTAAACATTAAAGTTAAACTCTTGTGCAAATTTTTTAAACTCTTCTGCCACCTCTTTTAAAATTTGATTACCCTCATTTACACCGTATATCTCATTTAAAAGACTGAAATCTTTAATATTGCTCAAAACCATAATACTGTTTTTTGTATTGCTGATACTTTCTTTAAGTAGCTGCCTATTTCCCAATCCGGTTAATGCATCCGTATATGCCTGTCTTTTAAAGTATTCGAGCATAATGCCGAAACCTTTATGAAGAATAATCGCTAATAAAAGCATAGCAATAACAAAAGCTATTATTAATTCAGTCATTAAATAGTTTGTTCTTTTAACAATATTTGAGCTATCGACCCCGACAATAAGATAACCGATAGTTTCAGAGAGATGATTCTTCAAAGGAATATCCATCTTTACTCTTAAAGAATCATTATGTTTTATAAAATATTGTCGTAATTTGTCACTGCCTTTTAAAAAAGCATACTTATCATTTATGGAAAGAGCCTTTGATTGAAGCATGACATCTAATAATGATTTATCTATTGCTATAGCAGTTTGAATTTGCATAACATCTTTTAATTCTTTTAAAAAATAGGTAGGATTCAAGCCTAATTCAACATTTCCCACATATCTGTTTTTATAAAATATCGGCTCTGTTACACGGTAAGTCAAAGCAAATTTACCGACTTCAAATCCGCTGAGTGATATTTTCAGCCTTGCGGTATCTAAAATTAACTTCCTTTTTTTATTTAAGCTATCGCCGTAAAAATTAGGTTTATGTGCACGATAAATTGTAATATTCTCTTTAGAACGGAATGTGAAAATATTTATATCTTTATATCTGTTTTTTAATTTAATATAGCGTGAAGCCACAATGGAGTCAATTTTTTTATGATTTTTAGCAGCAACGGCAGCAGACAAACCATCAATAGATAAAATATTTTCCAATTCTAAAGACAGTTTTTCTTTTTCATTTTGCAAATCTTTAACAAAAAAGTGTGCCGCATGTTTATATGTTTCATCAACTCTGCTGTTCAGCTTTTCATTAAATTGATATTTTAAAAAGAAATAGGTCGCCACGGTTGTAAAGACCATTACCGAGAATATAAATATAAATGTATTTCTTCTTGTTTTGCTTATGATGTTCATTATTTCTCTGTATAATCATTAATATAAGACAATTATACATTTATTTTTGACAGTTTGCAATCATATTAAAGCTTTTGTTTTTCTTTTGCTAAAGTCTAAGTATGAAAATTCACATAGATATAGACTGCTTTTTTGTCAGTGCTGCAAGAATTATTGAACCGGAACTTGAGCAAAAGCCTGTGGCTATAGGTGGGCGCAGTGATACAAAAATTTTTAATAAAAATGCAAAAAATCAGACTGTAAACTTTGAAAATTCAGGTTCTTTTGTTCCGACTTTTTATTCCAAATATGAAGAAAATGACATCAACACCTTTAAAGATGAGGATGGACGCATACGCGGCATCTTAACAACTTCAAGCTATGAAGCACGTGCTTATGGCATAAAAACTGCCATGAGTATCCGTGAAGCCCTGCAGCTGTGTCCGCATCTCATAATTAAAGCGCCAAATATGTCATTCTACCAAGAGCTTTCTCATAAACTGCATGACTTTTTAGCACTGAAAATTCCGCTTATTGAACAGGCATCTATTGATGAGTTTTACGGAGATTTAAGCGGCTGGGTAGAAGATGCGGATATACCTCAATTTATAGACAACTTACGGCATGAAATAAAAAAAGAGCTGAGACTACCAGTCTCTATAGGTGCTGCAAAAACACGCTATATTGCAAAACTGGCTACTACTTATGCCAAGCCTTTTGGATGCAAAACTATTACTGAGTATGAATTTGACAAGTTTGTAAACCCTATCAAGGTCGAAAACTTTGCAGGCATTGGAAAAAGCATGAAGTATAAACTATATGCAGCACAAATCAAAACACTCGGTGAACTTAGAAACAGACGAGGCACAGTTGAGTCCTGGGGTCCTTATGCAAAAGAGTTATATAAACGTGTCAACGGAGAAAGTGATGCCGACATTCAAACAAATCATCATCGAAAATCTATAGGAATATCAAGAACTTTTGATGCCTTATATGACAGAAGAGAACTTCAAAGACGTATACATGTACTTGCAAGGCATCTTAGTTTTGCCATAATCAAGCTCAATGTCATTCCTACCGTATTTCATTTAAGCATTGCATATGAAATGAATCAAAAATCTCATAGAAACATTTCACTCGCTGAAATTTTCACTGAAAAGAAATTTGACAGTTTATGTTTAAAACTTTTTTTAAAAGCAGATATTCATAAACGCCTCAAAGTAATACGCCTTGGCATCAACTGCTCTAGTTTTACCAGAGATTCAAAAAAAGAACTCTCGCTTATAGGCTTTGAAGAGGAACAAAAAATGCATAAGCTCACACATTCAACACAAAAACTTCGCCAAAAATATGGTATAGATACTCTAAAATTTGCAAGTGAGCTCTAAGATATTTTAATTATATATTATACTTATAATTACATCTTCCATAAAGTAACATCTTAAATTATTTTTTCTTATTTCATCACTTATTTTGAGAATTATCATATCCTTAAAATAAATTTAAGTATATCTTCCATACAATAGCTCAAATATCACAAAAATATCAAAAAAATATGTAAGGAATGTGATGATTATATTAGTTTACTTTATAATTATTGCTTTTATAATTTCATATATTGATAGTAAAAAAAGAATTATTCCTGACAAGATAATCATTCCGGCCTTTGTCGGTTTACTTATCTTAAAATGGCTTGATGCAAGTTTATCACTCAATGATGCCATTGCAGTAATATTGATTCTTGTCATATTTTTAGTTCCAATAATTTTAAATATGGCTTTTGGCGGCGGCGACTTACGATTTGGGGCTTTTTGTGCTCTTTTTGTAGGTTTAGGCTCAATCGGATACTTTATCATGCTTAGCGGCATTATTCATCTTCTGATTTTAGGTATTTTAAAAAAGAAGAGTTATGGCTTTGCTCCTGCAATGAGTGCGGCTGCAATTATTAGTTATTTTATAGGGAAATTATGAGAAATGGGTCAGCAGCAATTGTTCCATTGTTGTTAGCAATAATGCTGTTATTTTGGTTTATTTGGTTTATGGGTGGAGAGAATGATAACCTGCATAAGGTTAATCAGCTTGAAAACTTACACCATACACAAGAAAGACTGGTAATAGCAGCCCTGCGTAAAAAGCAGGAACTTCGAGATGCAAATGCAAGTCTTAGTGACGCAGAGTTAAATACAAAAGTGAATCAATACATTCACAATATTATGATACTTAATAAAATTGATGAAAAATAAAAAAGGGAAT includes:
- a CDS encoding EAL domain-containing protein — protein: MNIISKTRRNTFIFIFSVMVFTTVATYFFLKYQFNEKLNSRVDETYKHAAHFFVKDLQNEKEKLSLELENILSIDGLSAAVAAKNHKKIDSIVASRYIKLKNRYKDINIFTFRSKENITIYRAHKPNFYGDSLNKKRKLILDTARLKISLSGFEVGKFALTYRVTEPIFYKNRYVGNVELGLNPTYFLKELKDVMQIQTAIAIDKSLLDVMLQSKALSINDKYAFLKGSDKLRQYFIKHNDSLRVKMDIPLKNHLSETIGYLIVGVDSSNIVKRTNYLMTELIIAFVIAMLLLAIILHKGFGIMLEYFKRQAYTDALTGLGNRQLLKESISNTKNSIMVLSNIKDFSLLNEIYGVNEGNQILKEVAEEFKKFAQEFNFNVYRISSDEYVLFKEEDYQRSKDDYCALVDELTKRVNGLNITINGFEESINIEIYSGIVLHGGNPLEDAHMALRKARMKFLPYIVYSEAHDSKKRSEEILNMKHKIHYALEYKNVVPFFQPITNKDGKVVKYEALVRILDFEKGEVKILSPFFFLDIAIKGGLYFDIAKEVLRQSLKLFKDKKEKISVNFLPNDFYNESMIEIFLELIKDYEKKDQIVVEVTEQEGMEDFNKFAQVIQEFRKVGVLIAIDDFGSGYANYQHILMLKPDYIKIDGSLVENVVRDKDSQILIKSIIDFASELNITVVAEYVENKEIFDLLKEYGVDEFQGYYFGKPENLLNK
- a CDS encoding OmpP1/FadL family transporter, giving the protein MKKIAFMSPVVSSLLIAGGYKIPETSTNAVALGAANIAHNQNNADAAYYNPAKMIFMSDENHIEADLNYIHINKEDYKPTSGNILRSENENFYIPSLHYVSPKLGNNSARVGVSIVSPGGLSRKWNQEPAKTSAQEFTLEVVEVNPTVAFTINEKLGFAVGFRVVNTKGVVKSDGTTDIDPGEGVTLSKVARNMTGESTDFGYNLALSYQPISNLELGLTYRSKIDLNPEGNAKLTSTAGSLVYNGPANVSVPLPAAINAAIAYTFITKTTLEIVYERTYWSAYKRLDFTYDTSINPTLKSIFGTVKPKEWKDTNTFRFGLTQELKNMTLMAGLVIDEAPAPEKTIGFELPDTDTVSVSLGGRYKINDKIDLGLSALYSMHDKRTVSSSVNDNGLDGEFTDGDVIIISAGLGYKF
- a CDS encoding ATP-binding protein: MKTLVNFLNEKEIEKSEIFIHLKCSINEAKILQYIAHRYMKGQDDVLVLDLLQDLYKSENYEHLEHLKELKNLLELGWLHQQSFTPIKIADVTPLELLNTAVGLTPAFLKLLQDGTLDLDLPEIKPYSDHLEYLQDQFFRIELYQKMSVIRQNVHEHSLGIDRLQNKLKLLEKRIEERVKQSSENLVLDKFFKQKKMSNYEQVIFIALLREEYGSTDSSLREMNTLIDLISLDEYERIKNRSLLEEGSNLLSNGIIDYEEMLNPFGGISRSFYIVDDVLQSIIHPQKTKKVTRLKLNALVEEQDIFELVEPETSLDDVVLNDKTKETLQNLMKQVDKDVVSRLVKWGIKEKKSGIDARIIFYGPAGTGKTMTAYSLAKSLKRQVLAFDCSKILSMYVGESEKNVRKIFDTFYELSEKTKTEPILLLNEADQFLGARSSGNITGSDQMHNQMQNIFLEQIENFRGMLIATTNLLENIDKAFSRRFNYKIEFKKPDKQQRLELWKKMLPKEAPYEESFNVEALAEYSLTGGQISLIVKNTAYKVAVREKPLFTLKDFIDEIKREKNANFDSEKSMGFLNK
- a CDS encoding NADH-quinone oxidoreductase subunit C, with translation MRAYKAKDDVQAKAYYTDRFYVAPQVPKTSVEEDAVFSSDLAAIKAKFEVKDAYIQVEQMVVYINAHDIYGVLELMRDELAYTQLSEMSAIDWLAKDNTFEIFYQMLSMTKRKRIRIKYFIENGQAVDSVEKLFRSADWAEREMFDMFGIEANNHPFMKRILMPYDWEGFPLLKTYPLEGDEFAAWYEVDKIYGKEARDIIGPELRDTARVDRYDSERFARLGHEVPKGTKITGDEPAVTQSYQEEGGVFMVTKLDKESSKVIDDPQR
- the nfo gene encoding deoxyribonuclease IV, encoding MTSRKFVGAHVSASGGVYNAPLNAKAIGAKAFALFTKNQRQWVAKPLDSETIQKFKTALQESGILPRHVLPHDSYLINLGHPEEEKLEKSRAAFIDELERCDALGLDKLNFHPGSHLAKLTKKQKEDAALMQEIENKCLDVIAESINIALEKTQNVKAVIENTAGQGSNLGYKFEHLAYIIDRVEDKSRVGVCIDTCHMFTAGYDIRTKEAYDKTWNEFGETVGFEYLSAMHINDSKPPLGSKVDRHHSLGKGEIGLDAFKFIMNDARMDDIPLILETIDETIWPQEIKLLYSLENK
- a CDS encoding NuoB/complex I 20 kDa subunit family protein translates to MAQHKVNYTQDGGLPIALTSVDKIVNWGRSNSLWALTYGLACCGIEMMASGASRYDFDRFGTIFRASPRQADVMIVAGTLTKKHAEFIKRLYDQMTEPRWVISMGSCANTGGMFNTYATVQGCDRIIPVDLYLPGCAPRPETLQYGVMLLQKKIRANKAGNAQKAKRLM
- a CDS encoding Y-family DNA polymerase; the encoded protein is MKIHIDIDCFFVSAARIIEPELEQKPVAIGGRSDTKIFNKNAKNQTVNFENSGSFVPTFYSKYEENDINTFKDEDGRIRGILTTSSYEARAYGIKTAMSIREALQLCPHLIIKAPNMSFYQELSHKLHDFLALKIPLIEQASIDEFYGDLSGWVEDADIPQFIDNLRHEIKKELRLPVSIGAAKTRYIAKLATTYAKPFGCKTITEYEFDKFVNPIKVENFAGIGKSMKYKLYAAQIKTLGELRNRRGTVESWGPYAKELYKRVNGESDADIQTNHHRKSIGISRTFDALYDRRELQRRIHVLARHLSFAIIKLNVIPTVFHLSIAYEMNQKSHRNISLAEIFTEKKFDSLCLKLFLKADIHKRLKVIRLGINCSSFTRDSKKELSLIGFEEEQKMHKLTHSTQKLRQKYGIDTLKFASEL
- a CDS encoding prepilin peptidase, whose protein sequence is MIILVYFIIIAFIISYIDSKKRIIPDKIIIPAFVGLLILKWLDASLSLNDAIAVILILVIFLVPIILNMAFGGGDLRFGAFCALFVGLGSIGYFIMLSGIIHLLILGILKKKSYGFAPAMSAAAIISYFIGKL
- a CDS encoding NAD(P)H-quinone oxidoreductase subunit 3: MEHISTANPYFGVFVLFVITFGAFITTTVIARLASRALARKDSEKIKLSVYECGPEITKQPNRVSPQFYLFALLFLLFDVEIVFMFPWAVDFKVLGWFGFVEMLMFIILLAIGFVYAWKKGALEWHNIK